The DNA sequence CCATTTCATGTCTAACATCTACGTTTATgcgacagatggagtattattaattattatacttataaatgaGTGCATATATAGGTGTGGCCCACTGAGGGACTGAAGAAGTTCGAGACATTGTCGTACTTGCCACCACTAACAAGGGAGCAACTCTTGAAGCAAGTCGACTTCCTTATCCGCACTGGTCTCATTCCTTGCCTCGAATTCGAGTTGGACCCAAAGgtactttttaatttcattttgttttattattaatattagtaaaagTTTCTAGTTCCATCACTgactatattataaaatacaatattgTAGAATGCATTCCCGCACCATGAGAACAACAGGTCCCCAGGATACTATGACGGAAGGTACTGGACAATGTGGAAGCTGCCCATGTTCGGGTGCACTGACCCAGTCCAGGTCCTCAAGGAGCTCGATGAGGCCGCCACCCAACACCAGGATGCCTTCATCAGAATCATCGGATTCGACAACAACCGTCAGGTGCAGATCGTCAGTTTCATCGCCCACAGGCCCCCGGGCTACTAAGCATTTTATGGTCCTTTTCGAAACCATggattttatttcatgagGACGACTTGTttgtatattttcatttattttttgtaccCAATTTGTGAATTTCCTTATTCCGTTTCTATTCTGGATTCCTATGGAATAGGATTTGAATGTATGAGGATAAATATGCATCAATAATCATTGTTTTACCCAATAAATTcatgttttcttttccttttgttAAAATCTATATTTAGTGAAAGAAGATTaaataacatatataattaatataccTTATATCCATGCATATATTTTAGTGGTGATGCTCTCTTATATGTCATTTTAGTTGgataagaaattgataaaaattagtGGGTCATTTTCTTTGGTGGTGAAAGAACATAATATAACACAAATAAGATTGTAGAAATTAAAGCTGGAAGTATCTTCGACCTATTTAGTTTTGTTAGTTGTTGCTAGtatatcatttatttaatactccctccatcccactttaggagtctcggttgatcaattttggatgtcccgctttaggagtcccggttagaataaattaataaaaaaatacctacaaagtgttaaaagtgggtcataacatccactacaattaataaaaaagtgttaaaaatgggtcccaacatccactacaatatttatttattacataattaaacacttttttcttaaaacatgtgcccgactcaaccgggactcctaaagtgggacggagggagtataaaaaattactaggGTACGTATCCTAGAACTTCATCCATCAAATTATGCAGGGGATTTGtttaaacaattattaattatctAGACTATAGTCCTCAAAAGTGAACTTTCTCTTAGGAGTATATGATGATgatatttcaaaatgaaaatatttttttaataaagataGATTTGATTCGGTGAGAGAGAGACAAGTTCTACCTCTGTTTGCAGTGGTACAACAAATGAGATTTTAGAAGATTTGAGAACACAATTCTATGGATATGAACAGAGTAACATAACTTATAGTCTTAAATAATCATAAAGATTTGAGAGCATAGTACTATGGATAAGAACAGAGTAACATGACTTATTGTCTTTATAATCATTCACAAACATACAATTAATAATCACGAGGGCGAAAATGACCTAAGTGATagtagtacttcctccgtttcaaggaagatgaccccttttttaggcgacacgagattttatgcaaatttattttgtgtgttgagaggagagagtaaaataagagagggggaataaagtaaagataaaagtgtttccattttaagtaatgagtcatcttagttgggacaaactaaaaagaaaagtggttcatctttaatgggacggagggagtacttttttcttttaaggCAACTAATCATTGTgcaattatttgaaaatcaacTTTCGCAATTTCACTACTATCGGGTGAATGTTTAAACTTCTAGTAGTAGTGaaagaaattatttagaaaatcaactttcaaaatttcaCTAATATCGGATTAATGCATAAACTTCCCCTattagttcatacttttcagggatagagggagtagaGAATATAGTTGTACATAGGATCATGTCCAAATGCATCTGAGCCTTATATGTTAAGACCAAATATTGAATGTTAGATCTAAATTTTGATGGCCGGGattaaaaatatgtagaaTCTATATACGGTTCAAAATGAATATCTATTTGAAAGcaaatccataaaaattaAGGGTATATAGATCTACATTGAACATTATACTCCAATTCTATATTAACGACATAAGATCTTAAATCGCACAATCTAAATTCGATCTTAGTTAACATATAAAATGTGGTTAACCCATAATTTGTACACTTCTATCTAAGTAGCAAAATTCGTCCCTGTATAGAGAAGACTCACATTATAGTACACTTCTATCTAAGTAGCAAAATTTGTACATCAAAGCATATGTGCTcctaaaatatagtaaatgaTATACTCCACTTTTcatgtaataaaatgtgtatatGCAAAATGCATGTGCACTTcatacaaataatatttcGAAACCTCATTATTATTCCGACAAAAGTAATTCCATAAAGTACAATCTACACGTCATACATATATGACTTATCATTtcctaaaaaacaaataaactagCTAAGATCCTTATTGCTTTTACCTGCATAAATGCCCCCACCATTTCATTTTGCTCTGCAATCAGCATCAATTTTGCAGCCTTGCTTTTACCCCTCAATTAAATAGATAAGTCCTCCCATAAAAAGATAAAGGCCACTAAAGCTAACATTGTCTCAATCCAATCTTCATTCTTTCCTTGCTCATCAAACCCTTTATCCACCCCACCACCACATGCAATCAATCCTATTATAGAATAAAGAATCTTGGTGGTGAATCATACATATGTAAAGTGATGGGGTGTATATATCTAGTGGGAGGGATATGTGTTAGGttaagtatatttgaaaaGTATATGCATGGGAAAGTGATGCATTCAGATTCAGCATCTAGTCATGAAATCTTGCTTTATTAATTAACTCAATGAGCTGGGAAGAAAAGTGGGGAGGAATCTCTCTGCAGTTTCCCATCTGAGACTCTAACTTTAGTCATCTTGTTTTCACACCAATGCAGTTGGTCACCATTCAACACCCCCATCCTCAGCACCCTCGACACGATTTTGAGATCGATCTGAGCCATCAAGATCGCTATCTCCTCCTCCGCCTTCAACTTCCTCTTCCTCAGGCACTTCCCCGACCTCCTCAGCTCCTGCAGCTTCGCCTTTTTCTGGCCAAATGGaatagaaaaatgtcaaagttatgatatagaatgtctattttttgaaagttGACCAGATGTTGACCATACTTCGTGGTTTTTGCAACAATTTGtccaattatattttttacctttttgttCACTTTCTTGAGCAAGAGGAGGAGGGTTGCATCCGCGGATCCCTTTCTGTTTCGCTTGAACAAATCCGCGAGGATTTGGTAATGATTCTTCTTGTCTTGTTTGAGGAAATCCATGAATGTTCTTATCGATTCTTCCATGATTTGGAGAAACGAACCCGATGGGATTCTCGATCCCGACCCCTCTTCTTTCTTCTCGGGATCCTCAGAATCtatcaacaaaatcaacaatcacGAATAAATTTACTTGTTGTTAATCAATACTAActtcatccacaaaaaataatcttatttttttcattttatcaatttttgtcTTAAAATTAGTCTCGTCCGCaaccaaaattattttttatagacgAGGtagtaaaattgtaaaaaaaaactaaaatcactATATAAGACTGGTACCTCGATATTCTGGAACTTGCAGGAGTTTTGGAGCCAAACTCCTCATCCGGGCGTAGATATCAGGGCGGCGGCCGTGCTCGTAGGGCTCGTTCTCGACGTAGCGCTGGAGCAGCACCTGGAACTGCTGGAACTGTTGTGCCACGTAGGCGGGGCATCCCGGGTCGAACTCGCGCCGCGATGCCCGGAGCCGCTGGAAGTAGCTGTAGTTCCAGTTGAGAGCCTCCCATGTCAAGCATATCTGCGCCACGTAAGCAGATTCCAGCTCGCGATACGGATTCTGTCGATATTCCGTTGATCTCTGGCTCCTTGTCCGTATCTTGTGCGCGATCCTCTCCGATATCGATCTCGGGCACGCCTGGATCGACCTCAACGACTctgcaaataaaaatttagcaAAATATTAACGCGTgaaataattactactccatccatcccaaTTTAGTTGATACAAAACTTTTAggtacggagattaagaaattgtgatgaataaattaagtgaaagtaaaataaaataggaaagataaaaaagtaggaggGATAAGGAAAGAAGTAGATgttgaaataaagtaagtgatgagatattttgttttttttttgttaataagGGAAAAGACTCATAATTGTTGGACGTAAAAGTTGCGGTTTAATTCgctactttttaaaattatgatttaaatgacaattttcTTTACCGGTTTCGGAGAGTTTTTGGGCGGAGATTCGGTCGAGAAAGAGCATTTCTTCGTCGTATTTATGAAAAACGGCGTAGGATTCCCACTTGGGGCAGCTCCGCCTCGACGAGGAGGAGAAGGGGTCTTCGGTGGCGGAGTCGCGGCAGTGGATTGAGCTCCGCCATTCGGAAGAGTCTTTCGACGTCGATCCGATGGTGAAACTGTCGCCGAACATCTCCCTCTCATCGTCTTCTCTCACTAGTTTCTTCCCCAGCTCGGCCGCCGCCGGCTGGAAAACCAGATATTTCTCCTCTTCCCTCAAATCactcgccgccgccgcctgccGCTGTCCGTGCTTCTCCGCCGGAACTGCACGGTCATAAGTCATaacctaatttaattacttctcatttaattttttagaaaaatcataaaatttaatcaaattctgGTAAAtgtcacaattttaaaaatcactaagaaaaattatgtaatttggaTTTGTTCGCAGTTAAGgcgaatataaaaaaatggaccTTGATGAATGTGATTAATGTCATTATTACTAGGCATGAAGCTTGTATCTCTGAATCCTGAGGTGGAACCGATTTCGTTTGTTTCGGAATCGTACGATGAAGAATCCGTATCTCTTGCAATAatctcctcttcctcttcctcttcctcttcgtcgtcgtcatcatcatcgtcgtcTTCATATGTAGAAGCTTCGGAAGCTGCTGTGGCGTAGCCACTTTCTTCGCTATCACCATCGCCTACTAAAACCTCTTCATCGAACGTCGCGTGTTGATTCACGAACGCGACCGGCTTAACGGCGTAGTAGtcattttcctcttcttctccttcaacttCCTCGTCGGAGAAGGCGGCGAATTCGTAACCGTCTTGATTCCTACACGACAAAATAACGTATATATTCATgcatgaaatgaattaattatctaatttatttgtatttagtAATTAAGTTGGTAATTACCTTTGGAAGAAGGGATTGCCgccgaagaagatgaacaaTTTAGCAAGAAAAATGGAGGTGAAgtggaagaagatgaagatgaggaAGAAGGAGGAAGAGAGATTGCagaaaagtgtgacaaatGTTTGTGTTGGAATTGGGATTGGAAATGAAGATTGAATGATCATAAGCATTTTCTTAATTGCTAAGAGATATGGGCTCTCCACTTATCTTTGTATAAAGCAATTCAAAGTTGGGTATGCAAAAGTGAGACCCtttattttgctttaatttgGTGGTGGCGacaatctttatttttaacttaCCTAAAGATCAATGCCGAGTGATAAGACGGATATGCCCTTGTTGTGTTCTTTAAGTGTAAATCACTCCATTTTTAGAACTTATTCTCAGCTCTTGCTTAAGCAAAGCTAAAATCTTCTCTGGTTTTCTGAACGACAGTATGAAGTTAATATGTTTatgaaaaagttttaaaatatggCGTAAAgtttttttaaggaaaaagaagaaactcGTTTGAAATCAATGAAGATTTGGTAGTTAAaggaaacatttatttttcaacgagaaaataaagtaaaagagaaaaaagaagtaGAGATagatattattttcattttagaaaacatgTTCTACTTCAAAATTGTGGAAAAGGAAGAGAAGGAAAATCAATTGCATGCGAAGTTGATTAAAAACTAGCTACTACTAACATTGAGACGTTACAAACTTTAgattttgagtttgaaattTAGAAACCACTTCCCCCCATATAAGAAAAACGCTCAATTTAAGAAGATACTGTATTAATTAGAGAAGACGTTGTGGATTAGTTTTCTTTCAGGAGGATTATTATTCACACACTATATTTGATTGACACTTAATTATTCATGAATCTCAAATATTCCAAACTCTAAAGTACTCACCCCTCCATCATCCTCAAATAGATATTATGTCTTCCATTTTAGTATGTCCGCGAATAGTAGTCCCGATTCATTttggtataataaatattaggGTCTCACattcattaactcattttatttaaaactaatactacaaATAAGactatattctactaacttttttctagagtattacttttcttaacatttcttaaaattcgtgtcatcGAAAAAGCAATTACTAGATTCCTCTATGTCCCACAAAAAAGTAAGTATAGAATCCGAAAAGTGGATAGGGTAGGGTAGCGAATTATGTCATTTTTCATGTTATAATCATCTAACGTAGTTAATGGGACGTAACATTGCAAAAATGTCGAAATTGTTCgttatcataaattaaaaaaaggctttttctacacactgtattttttagtttttgtagTTATAAGGTTGACGGTTATAATATTGTATAGTTCTTTTGCTATTCCATTTTAATTCCCTTTATTTCAggccaaaaatttaatatggttgtttgtaatttacttaattgataatagtagtatatattttcatgtttaaatatacttaattgtgtgttaatttggtcaaaaaatgataattaagtAAAGTTAACCgttttatcatatttatttagtgAGAGCATAGAGAGACATCCCATGCACCCCAAGGCCAACTCGGCAAATAAAAATAGGGAGAACCTATTAATGTGCTTTAGGAATACATAAAAAGgacataaaatcttgtatcATAgctaataatatattaatagttttaaagacaaaattccttgattttaagaaaagcAACCTATGTGCTGATGTGCAGaaactaaattaatcatatattatgcatatatagtgaaaacaaaaatgaaaaggagaGTCCAAAACCTAGCAACACGCATccctttaattttatgtactaCTATATGACTCTTTACAAAAGAATGGCTATTAAAATAACAGCTAACTGTAACgctattatactattaaaattagcAGAcgtttttggaaaattatttcagtaattaatatatttactaaTAGACAAAGTGATCagaattagaaaatataaaatcattaacCTGATTCGAGTTACATTACTAAATTAAACTTGGGGTACCCAGGAGGGAGATGAATCCCTTATtctgattaattaatattataaatgagtgtcaattatattttttttatagtactaatagaTTTTCTAACGTAACAAAATATTCTAATCAAACTCGTATTCGATGACATGTTagtaatttactaattttaacaATAATTCTTGGGATCATTGACCCAACTACAGTAACAAACAGACATAAAATACCTTGGATACTGAATGAGATTATGTCTTTtgaaactaataaaaatgaatttaatccGACCAGCTTTAGCAGTGGGTCAATGGTTATTGTTAATACTGGGAATCTAATTTACTACCGCATATGCGTTCTTACCTTTCTAAGGTTCCTTttcaacttttaatttatataatactattgtTCTGCTTCAAGTGAATGTATATTGGCAAAATACTAtcctaaaatattttaaaaaccaaACAATTCAATCCCAGGTGTCGGCTGCTTTTAGATATAGGttttccacaaaaaatatcGGTTCTACTTTTCTAGGATATGATCCATTCATAAAGCTCCATTCTCGAAAGATGAAAAGTATATTACAATGCTACTTAATCTCAATTATGtcactttttatttgagactgcattgtaatttttatgcataaaacaatcatttatatttataagtaataattattattcacaACAATAGTGACTCTTATgcaaaaaaattgtagtagtaaCTTTTAATCATAAGAACAGTGGCTTTTAATGTAAAAACAGTATCTCTTTCTTAGAGGCCTAGTGAGAAAGCTCACACAATTTTTGTCATACACATGTAGAGTGGTAGAGTTCAAATAAAAATCCATGttaacatacaaaaatatgaactaaccATATCCATTTATTTCATAGATCAATGACAAGATTAATTGACGGTTGGAGACACTTACACAACATCGCAATACGAGTCGAATTTCTTCGTACACATGGTGAAGGAGAGCTCACACAAGTTTTCTGCATACATCTATCGTAACATAATATGAATCTCAAAATTGAGATGCATCATCCAAATGCTCAACCTTACAGAtttaatctactcaatttaGATACAGTGCAGATAGAGAAATACAGTCAACAGAAATATGAGAGTGAATTTTGAGTGGTTGGAAGTTATGACTCACTACACTGGAGGTAATGAAAACAATTGCTGCACTTGAAGCTTTAGATTTATGGCGAAGCTGGTTGCTGTTGGGTGATGCAATGTACATTGCCTCCGCCAAGCACAATCTCACGAGCATCTTCGAGTCTGACAATCTGGACTCAGACATCAACCAAATATTATAAGAACTATAAGTCAATGATGAAGGTTGAATATTTAGCTAGGGTGGAGAAAAGCATTGAATTGGTCACTAGCAAATATGGACATGGAGTTGTCTGTATGCAATCAAGGAAGGGTTGTCACAATCTGCAGTTTTGGAAAAGATGAACATAGTCGACTGGTAGCAAGAGATTCATGAAAGTTCGACTGGGAGTCCCTACCTCATAATCTGGAAAGGCCAAAGACAAGACGCGAACAGCTTCATCATCCCACGTCTTATCACCAAATTGAGGGGTGATAATTGCTCTGTTGGCAATATAGAAGTTTACATATGAGGCCGCAAGTCTCGTGCCAGGAAGTCTTGCTTTAGCATCGCCCTGTTGTGTCAATTggatgaaagaaaaaaagtatgaaaaaaCATGAGTTTCTAGTTCTGTTGAAGCATAAGACTGTCAAAGgaatgacataaaaaaatattcaacctGCTGTAGTCCATTAGCCTCCTCATCTGTCAAATAGAGTGGTCCTGGCACATGAAGTTTGATGATATCGAATTTTCTACCTTTGGCATCGACTTCACTGGTTAGGACAGAAAGAGCTTCCACCGATCGTTCGTATTGGGGGTCAGACGTATCATCAGTCCATGCCAATAAAACTACACCAGGCCTCGCAAAACAGCACATGCTATCGATGTGCCCGTTAGTGTCATCATCACCTGCAAGATACATAATaatgtttgaaaataaattgtcaAGCTGTGGCATTTTCATGGGGTTAGGATAAGCCTGAGTCAATGAATCTATATGGTTAAGCTCAACTATGTACAGTCAATGTCATCTCTGTTtgctttattctatttatttctatataacAGGAAGGATTGAATGTGTCCTCTCTATCGAAGCACATGAGCATAACTAATCCACAATTGAGAGATGTCAATTAATTTCACTATGAAAACCAACTTTTATGTACTTCGATTACTAGCCTCATAGGTTACAAAATCAACTAGTCAACAGTATGGAACAATACAAGTGACGTAGGATATATGTAAATCTAGACCAAACATGTTAATCATCTAGTTACTTGGCCATGAAGAGATGTGTTCATATTGAGCTATTTAGACTTTGGCCCTGAAAATCAAGTAACCAGAAATGCAAGCTGTGAACGAGAGGATACCAAGCAAACCACGAGGCAGCCAGATGACCTTGTTCACTCCAAGGTATGCTTTAAGCTCATCTTCAATTTGTCCCTTGGATAAACCAgggtttctatttttattcagTAGGCACTCTTCTGTTGTAAGGCAAGTCCCTGAAGGAAGAAAGAAATGATTAATCAgtgtttttcttaaaaaatgtaaaggaTAATAAGTAATGTAAGCACTGGAAGTTTCTATGACAGCAGATGACTGTTAATGCATGGAGAAATAGTAATCATAAACTATGGAAATAAGAAAGGCTTAGTTATATGTCATATTTATACATAATCAAGAGGCACATATATACATCAATTCTTTCCCCTGCTAATATCTGCCTCAGGCCAATTAATGAGAAGAAGTGCAATAAGTTCTTAAGTAATATGTTGATACTATTAGCTAATAGGTATGTCAATACTTGTatagaattttctttttg is a window from the Salvia hispanica cultivar TCC Black 2014 chromosome 1, UniMelb_Shisp_WGS_1.0, whole genome shotgun sequence genome containing:
- the LOC125212253 gene encoding uncharacterized protein LOC125212253, with the protein product MLMIIQSSFPIPIPTQTFVTLFCNLSSSFFLIFIFFHFTSIFLAKLFIFFGGNPFFQRNQDGYEFAAFSDEEVEGEEEENDYYAVKPVAFVNQHATFDEEVLVGDGDSEESGYATAASEASTYEDDDDDDDDEEEEEEEEEIIARDTDSSSYDSETNEIGSTSGFRDTSFMPSNNDINHIHQVPAEKHGQRQAAAASDLREEEKYLVFQPAAAELGKKLVREDDEREMFGDSFTIGSTSKDSSEWRSSIHCRDSATEDPFSSSSRRSCPKWESYAVFHKYDEEMLFLDRISAQKLSETESLRSIQACPRSISERIAHKIRTRSQRSTEYRQNPYRELESAYVAQICLTWEALNWNYSYFQRLRASRREFDPGCPAYVAQQFQQFQVLLQRYVENEPYEHGRRPDIYARMRSLAPKLLQVPEYRDSEDPEKKEEGSGSRIPSGSFLQIMEESIRTFMDFLKQDKKNHYQILADLFKRNRKGSADATLLLLLKKVNKKKKAKLQELRRSGKCLRKRKLKAEEEIAILMAQIDLKIVSRVLRMGVLNGDQLHWCENKMTKVRVSDGKLQRDSSPLFFPAH
- the LOC125200979 gene encoding ribulose bisphosphate carboxylase small subunit, chloroplastic-like isoform X3, which produces MASSMISTAAVAARSAPAQASMVAPFTGLKSVSAFPTTRKTADITTIANNGGRVSCMKVWPTEGLKKFETLSYLPPLTREQLLKQVDFLIRTGLIPCLEFELDPKNAFPHHENNRSPGYYDGRYWTMWKLPMFGCTDPVQVLKELDEAATQHQDAFIRIIGFDNNRQVQIVSFIAHRPPGY
- the LOC125214165 gene encoding agmatine deiminase-like; translated protein: MKSDLEERVARMELKGSPVDHGYYMPAEWAPHSRCWIGWPERPDNWRDNAVHAQRVFTKVATAISRFEPVTVCASSVQWKNARSHLPEHIRVVEMSMNDSWLRDSGPTFVIRNSVSDKEKLGSKVAGIDWNFNGYGGMDEGCYDDWSLDLLIAHKVLEIENVPRFSHSMILEGGSIHVDGEGTCLTTEECLLNKNRNPGLSKGQIEDELKAYLGVNKVIWLPRGLLGDDDTNGHIDSMCCFARPGVVLLAWTDDTSDPQYERSVEALSVLTSEVDAKGRKFDIIKLHVPGPLYLTDEEANGLQQGDAKARLPGTRLAASYVNFYIANRAIITPQFGDKTWDDEAVRVLSLAFPDYEIVRLEDAREIVLGGGNVHCITQQQPASP